In Leptolyngbya sp. O-77, the genomic window CCGATGCTTCGACGGAGAGCGATCGCCTCAATGATATTGAGATCCTCAACAAAGCCCTGTTTTATGAACACGCTGCCATCTGGGCCTACAGCGCGGCCGCTGGCAGGCTGACCAACTCTGAGGTGGGCAATGCGGTGAAGGCGATCGCCCTAGCGAACCAGGCGGATCACATGCAGCACCGCGATGCTTTGGCAAATGTCATCCGCAGTCTGGGCGGCACGCCCGTTCAGGCAGAAGCCAGCTACGATTTGTCCTCCTATCTTCAACGGGGCGAAGGAAACTTGGATTCGGACGTGAATATTGCAAAACTGGCGCTGGCACTGGAAACCGACGCGGCGATCGCCTATAGCCAGGAAATCGCCATGCTCAAGACGCCCGCGCTAATCACTGCTGGAGCCAGCATCGGCTCGACCGAAGCCAGCCACGCGACCCTGATTCGGGCGGCGATTCAATCTCTCGGCGTAGACATCCAGCCCGTCCCCGCTTCCTTTGTCAGTGCCGAAACCCGAAACGCCTGGGTTTTAAAAGTCTAGGTAGGTTGATATCCCCAAAAAAATGCGCTCCGAAAAAATGCGCTCCGAACTGCTCCGGAGCGCATTTCCTGTTTTTCAACTTGTGGACTCTGCTAGTTTCTCAAGACCCAAATTCTAGTCAGACTCCATGCAAGAACGCTTACTCCAAATCGCGCAGCAGTTGGCGAATCTTTGAGCCTTGCCGTGCATCCAGGTGTGCAGGGAACGAGACCTCGACATCCGCCGTCACGCCGCCTGCCGAGCGATTCACCAAAAACACCACGCCGTCAGATGACTGGGCATTGGAAACCCGCACGTCTTCGATCTGCCCCACCAGACGCTTCGGATTGTCATCTGTCGTGTGCTGGCTCAGCAGCAAACCCACAGGTGGCTGAGCTTGCTGCAACATCTCGATGTTGGGCAGCAGGTTGCCGTCCATTTCAATCCGCAAGCTGCGCGAACTAATCTCCTTGGCAATGCCAGGATAAAACTGCCCTTCCCAATAAATCTGGGCGGCAGCATGGATTTGTTTACGGATTTCGGTGGGCATGGCGGGTTTTGGATCGCGGAAGGCCCGCAGCAAGCCCGTCGCCAAAAACGCCAGTGATTGGA contains:
- a CDS encoding DUF4439 domain-containing protein: MNRRKSEWLGRARRAQGLSRRQMLTGGAVVGAASVLSVPLIAGTADASTESDRLNDIEILNKALFYEHAAIWAYSAAAGRLTNSEVGNAVKAIALANQADHMQHRDALANVIRSLGGTPVQAEASYDLSSYLQRGEGNLDSDVNIAKLALALETDAAIAYSQEIAMLKTPALITAGASIGSTEASHATLIRAAIQSLGVDIQPVPASFVSAETRNAWVLKV